In the Sinorhizobium arboris LMG 14919 genome, one interval contains:
- the trpLE gene encoding trpE operon leader peptide TrpLE → MANTQNISIWWWAR, encoded by the coding sequence ATGGCAAACACGCAGAACATTTCGATCTGGTGGTGGGCTCGCTGA